Proteins encoded by one window of Acetivibrio thermocellus ATCC 27405:
- a CDS encoding NAD(P)-dependent malic enzyme, whose amino-acid sequence MDYRKESLRLHGEWKGKIEVIHKVPVSTKEELSLAYTPGVAEPCLAIQKDVNLSYEYTRRWNLVAVITDGTAVLGLGDIGPEAGMPVMEGKCVLFKKFGDVDAFPLCIKSKDVDEIVKTIKLISGSFGGINLEDISAPRCFEIERRLKEECDIPIFHDDQHGTAVVTVAAMINALKLVNKKIEDIEVVVNGSGAAGIAVTRLLMSMGLKKVILCDTKGAIYDGRDNLNSEKALIAKISNLEKKKGTLEDVIKGADVFIGLSVPGTVTKDMVKSMAKDPIIFAMANPTPEIMPDEAKEAGAKVVGTGRSDFPNQINNVLAFPGIFRGALDVRARDINDEMKIAAAKAIASLVSDEELNPDFILPLPFDPRVGKTVAAAVAEAARKTGVARI is encoded by the coding sequence ATGGATTACAGAAAAGAATCACTAAGGCTTCACGGTGAGTGGAAGGGTAAAATTGAGGTTATACACAAGGTACCTGTTTCAACCAAGGAAGAGTTGTCGCTTGCTTATACACCGGGTGTTGCAGAACCATGTCTTGCAATTCAGAAAGATGTTAATCTTTCTTATGAATATACAAGACGTTGGAACCTGGTAGCGGTTATTACCGACGGTACGGCGGTTTTAGGGCTCGGAGACATAGGACCTGAAGCCGGAATGCCTGTTATGGAAGGTAAATGCGTACTCTTCAAGAAGTTTGGTGATGTGGACGCATTTCCGCTCTGTATCAAATCAAAAGACGTAGATGAAATTGTAAAGACAATCAAGCTCATCTCCGGAAGCTTTGGCGGTATAAACCTCGAAGATATATCCGCTCCGAGATGCTTTGAAATAGAAAGAAGACTCAAAGAGGAATGTGACATTCCAATATTCCATGATGACCAGCACGGTACAGCCGTTGTTACTGTTGCAGCAATGATCAATGCATTAAAGCTTGTCAACAAGAAAATCGAGGATATAGAAGTTGTTGTAAACGGTTCAGGTGCTGCCGGCATAGCTGTAACAAGACTGCTCATGAGTATGGGGCTTAAGAAAGTTATCCTTTGCGATACCAAAGGTGCAATTTATGATGGAAGAGACAACTTAAACAGTGAAAAAGCCCTGATTGCTAAAATCTCGAACCTCGAGAAAAAGAAAGGTACTCTTGAAGATGTAATCAAGGGAGCTGACGTATTCATCGGTCTTTCCGTTCCAGGAACAGTTACAAAGGATATGGTAAAATCCATGGCAAAGGATCCGATTATCTTTGCTATGGCAAATCCTACTCCTGAAATAATGCCTGATGAAGCAAAAGAAGCAGGAGCAAAGGTAGTGGGTACCGGAAGATCCGACTTCCCGAACCAGATAAACAACGTTCTTGCGTTCCCCGGAATATTCAGAGGTGCGCTTGATGTAAGAGCAAGAGATATCAATGATGAAATGAAGATAGCCGCTGCAAAAGCAATAGCTTCTCTGGTAAGCGATGAAGAGCTCAATCCTGACTTCATTCTTCCGCTCCCATTTGACCCAAGAGTCGGAAAAACAGTTGCTGCAGCAGTTGCTGAAGCAGCAAGAAAAACCGGAGTTGCAAGAATATAA
- a CDS encoding L-lactate dehydrogenase produces MEMVKSRSKVAIIGAGFVGASAAFTMALRQTANELVLIDVFKEKAIGEAMDINHGLPFMGQMSLYAGDYSDVKDCDVIVVTAGANRKPGETRLDLAKKNVMIAKEVTQNIMKYYNHGVILVVSNPVDIITYMIQKWSGLPVGKVIGSGTVLDSIRFRYLLSEKLGVDVKNVHGYIIGEHGDSQLPLWSCTHIAGKNINEYIDDPKCNFTEEDKKKIAEDVKTAGATIIKNKGATYYGIAVSINTIVETLLKNQNTIRTVGTVINGMYGIEDVAISLPSIVNSEGVQEVLQFNLTPEEEEALRFSAEQVKKVLNEVKNL; encoded by the coding sequence ATGGAAATGGTAAAAAGTAGGTCAAAAGTTGCAATCATTGGTGCTGGTTTTGTAGGTGCGTCTGCAGCCTTCACAATGGCTTTGCGGCAAACCGCAAATGAACTTGTTCTCATCGATGTTTTCAAGGAAAAAGCCATAGGCGAGGCTATGGATATTAACCACGGTCTTCCATTTATGGGACAGATGTCATTGTATGCCGGTGATTATTCCGACGTTAAAGACTGTGATGTTATCGTAGTCACGGCCGGAGCCAACAGAAAACCTGGTGAAACACGTCTTGACCTTGCAAAGAAAAACGTTATGATTGCAAAAGAAGTAACTCAAAACATCATGAAGTATTACAACCATGGTGTAATACTTGTAGTATCCAATCCTGTTGACATTATAACTTATATGATCCAAAAATGGTCAGGCCTCCCTGTGGGAAAAGTTATAGGTTCAGGTACCGTACTTGACAGTATCAGATTCAGATACTTGTTAAGCGAAAAATTGGGCGTTGACGTAAAGAATGTACACGGCTACATAATAGGCGAACACGGTGATTCACAGCTTCCGTTGTGGAGCTGCACACATATCGCCGGTAAAAATATCAACGAATATATCGATGATCCGAAATGCAATTTCACAGAAGAAGACAAGAAAAAAATCGCTGAAGATGTTAAAACTGCGGGTGCAACCATTATCAAGAACAAAGGTGCAACATACTATGGTATTGCAGTTTCAATCAACACAATAGTTGAAACACTCCTTAAGAATCAGAATACAATAAGAACCGTAGGAACCGTTATAAACGGCATGTATGGAATAGAAGATGTTGCAATAAGCCTTCCATCCATCGTAAATTCCGAAGGTGTTCAGGAAGTTCTCCAATTTAATCTGACTCCTGAAGAAGAAGAAGCTTTAAGATTCTCAGCGGAGCAGGTTAAAAAAGTATTGAACGAAGTTAAGAATTTATAA
- a CDS encoding 6-phosphofructokinase — translation MSRLEGACIFGQSGGPTSVINASAAGVIQEALKQDCITAVYGAAHGIKGILEENFFDMSKEDPYELELLKTTPSSALGSVRYKLKDADEDETDYKRLLEVFKKYNIRYFFYNGGNDSMDTCNKVSKYMQKVGYECRVMGVPKTIDNDLWGTDHCPGYGSAAKYIATSIMEVYHDARVYDTGMITILEIMGRNAGWLTAAAALASYKGNGPDLIYLPELSFDIDKFVEDVTRIYKENGKVIVAVSEGIKDKNGKYISEYGSDLAKTKDSFGHAQLGGLASTLANIVKEKTGAKVRGIEFSLLQRCAAHVASLTDVNEAYLAGQAAVQYAVEGKTDYMVAFERAEGPEYKCNIKLLNLSEVANTEKKVPLEWIKPDGAGLTEDFIKYALPLIQGESRPPIEDGLPRFAKLKKVLARK, via the coding sequence ATGAGCCGTTTAGAAGGTGCATGCATATTCGGACAATCCGGCGGTCCGACATCAGTTATCAACGCAAGTGCGGCTGGTGTTATTCAGGAAGCTTTAAAGCAGGATTGTATCACAGCAGTTTACGGAGCAGCTCATGGAATCAAGGGTATTTTGGAAGAAAACTTCTTTGACATGAGTAAGGAAGATCCTTATGAATTGGAACTTTTAAAAACTACCCCTTCATCTGCTCTGGGTTCTGTAAGATACAAACTCAAAGACGCAGACGAGGATGAAACGGATTACAAGAGACTTTTGGAAGTATTCAAGAAATACAATATCAGATACTTCTTCTACAATGGCGGAAACGACTCAATGGACACCTGCAACAAGGTCAGCAAATACATGCAGAAGGTTGGCTATGAGTGCAGAGTAATGGGTGTGCCGAAGACAATAGACAACGACCTTTGGGGAACAGACCACTGCCCCGGTTACGGAAGTGCCGCAAAATATATAGCAACATCCATTATGGAAGTTTATCATGATGCAAGAGTTTACGATACAGGAATGATAACAATTCTCGAAATCATGGGAAGAAACGCAGGCTGGCTTACCGCTGCCGCAGCTTTGGCTTCATACAAGGGCAATGGTCCTGATTTGATATACCTTCCCGAGCTTTCCTTTGACATAGACAAATTTGTTGAAGATGTGACAAGAATCTACAAAGAAAACGGAAAGGTTATTGTAGCCGTATCTGAAGGTATCAAAGACAAAAACGGAAAATATATTTCCGAATACGGTTCAGACCTTGCGAAAACAAAAGACTCCTTTGGACATGCACAGTTGGGCGGTCTTGCTTCAACACTGGCTAACATTGTTAAAGAGAAGACCGGCGCAAAGGTTCGCGGCATTGAATTCAGCCTTCTCCAAAGATGCGCAGCTCACGTAGCTTCTCTTACCGACGTAAATGAAGCTTATCTTGCAGGACAGGCAGCCGTACAATATGCCGTTGAAGGGAAAACAGACTACATGGTTGCTTTTGAAAGAGCGGAAGGTCCTGAATACAAGTGCAATATCAAGCTTCTGAACCTCAGTGAAGTTGCAAATACTGAGAAGAAAGTTCCGTTGGAATGGATTAAACCTGACGGAGCAGGCCTTACAGAAGACTTTATTAAGTATGCTCTTCCGTTAATTCAGGGAGAATCAAGACCTCCTATCGAAGATGGTCTTCCAAGATTTGCAAAACTGAAAAAGGTTCTTGCAAGAAAATAA